The genomic interval GTCCGCGCGCCATGACCGTCGCGGCCATGTCATCGCAGATGACGGTGACGGGAATGTCGGCTGCCATGAGTTCGAACGCGGTGATGCGCGATCCCTGCAGAAGCGGTCGCGTCTCGTCAGCATAAACGTGGATAAGTCTGCCCTTTTCCTGCGCCACATACACGGGCGCGAGGGCGGTGCCGTATTCGGCGGTCGCAAGACCTCCGGCATTGCAATGGGTAAGAACGGCTTTGCATGTCTTGATCAGATCGTACCCGTTCTTGCCGATCGCGAGGCACATCTGCCGGTCTTCTTCAAGGATTTTGAGAGCTTCGTCCAGAAGCGCTTTTTTCCTGGAGGAAATTGACAATCCGGAAGATCGGGCGGTCTCAACCATCCGTTTGATCGCCCACGCCAGATTGACCGCTGTCGGACGCGACGAAACCAGATAGTCCGCCTTTTTTTTCAATTCAGCGGTAAATTCTTTTTCTGAGGTGCTGTCCGGAATTCCCCGGATTCCAAGGTACAAACCGAATGCGGCAGCTACGCCGATAGCCGGCGCGCCCCTCACGCGGAGGGTTTTAACTGCGTCATACATTTCCTCAATGGTCTTTATATCTTTATAGATCAGGGTTGAAGGCAGCGCGGTCTGGTCAACGATGCGTGCGCAATTGTCAATCCATTCTATTGTCTTTAAACGTGCCATGAGATCCAGCCCGCCGGAAACGGCCCTTTACGTTAAAATCACAGGGGGCGATCAGAAATCGCCCCCAACGGATATCCTTTATTTACATTTTCAAAAACGTTATTCCTTGACTTCCTGCACCGTCTGTTTCGAAGCTTCGATGATCTTTCGCGCCACTTCGGTAGGCACGGGTTCGTAGTGAGAAAACGATTTTGAAAAATACCCGCGTCCCTGTGAAAGCGCCCGGAGCGCCTGCGAATAATTCTGCACTTCAGCCTCAGGCACCTTTGCCACGATGGTCTGGAATTTTCCCTCAGGTTCCATGCCGCCTATCTTGCCGCGGCGCGAAGAAAGGTCTCCCATGACGTCACCGGTGTAGTCGTCGGGCACGGTTATCCGCATGTCCGCGATGGGTTCCAAGAGTATCGGGCCCGCCTGTTCGAATGCCAGCTTGAAAACCTCACGGCCCGCGATCTGGAAAGCGATGTCCTTGGAGTCGACCGGATGCGTCTTGCCGTCGACGAGATATACGCGCGCGTCAACGATCGGGTATCCGGCAAGGATCCCCTCCTCTAGTTTGGCGTGTACGCCTTTGTCAACGCTCGGCCTGAATGACTGATCGATCACCCCGCCAACGATTTTGTCAACGAATTCATATCCGGAACCGCGCGGCAGCGGTTCGAGATCGATGGCGACCTTGGCATACTGGCCCGCGCCGCCCGACTGTTTCTTGTGGGTGTATTCGACATACTTAACGGTTTTCGTTATGGTTTCGCGGTATGATATTTTCGGCTGTTTTTTCTCGACCTCGACCTTGTACCTGTTCTTAAGGGCGCCGAGGATGATGTCGATATGAATGTCGCCCATGGCGGAAAGCACGGACTGCCGGATATCGGCATGGTATTTATAAATGAACGTGGGGTCTTCTTCTCGCAGCTTCGCGAATCCAAGGCCGATCTTGTCTTCGTCACCTTTGTTCTTCGAGGATATGGCGACGTTGACGAGCGGTTCTGAAAATTTGATGGAAGGGAACACGTAACCGACGCCCTTGTCGGCGAGCGTGTCGTTTGTGTGCGTATCTTTCATTTTAAGGAGCGCCCCGATATCGCCGAACCCTATTTCCGGTGTGTCAACACGTTCGTGCCCGCGCAGGAAGTATATGTTGCTCATGCGCTCCGAAGAGCTGCGGGTGAGGTTCTGAACGTCTTTTCCCGAGGTGAGCTTTCCGCTGAAAACGCGTATGCAGTTGAAATCGCCGATGTGTTCCTCGGAAATCGTCTTGAATACAAACGCGGACATCGGCTGGGGTTCGGAAACCTGGATCGTCTTTTTTTCCTGGCCGGCCACCACCTCGACTTCCTTGCGGGAAAGCGGCGACGGACAGAGGTTTACAATCATGGTGAGAAGCACGTCGGTGCCCATGTTGAGCGTCGCGCTGCCGCTGAGTACCGGGAACACCGCACCTTCCAGAAATCCCTTTGCGAGTCCCTGCTTGAGTTCATCGAGCGAGAGCTCGCCTTTTTCGAAATACTTGTTCATGAGCGTCTCGTCGGTCTCCGCAACCGACTCCATGAGCGCGGAGCGGAGGGTGTCCACTTCATCCGCCAATTCCTTCGGAATATCGATTTTTTTACCTACGCCGCTGCCTTCACGTGAATATTCGAACGCTTCTTTATTGACAAGGTCTACAACGCCCTTGAACGACGCGCCGCTTCCCATGGGAATGGCGAGCGGCGCCACGGCGGTGCCGTAGGTCTCCTTGAGGTTTGCGAGCGTTTTCTCGAAATCGACGTTGTCCTTGTCCATACCGTTGACAAAAAATAATTTCGGCATTTTGGCCTCTTCAACGAAGCGGGACATGAGCTCGGTTCCCACCTGCACGCCGTCAAGCGCGCTCACGAGCATCACTGCGGATTCAACCACCCTGAGGGCGGCTTTCGCATCGCCCTGGAGGTCGAGAAAGCCCGGCGTATCGAG from Chitinivibrionales bacterium carries:
- the mtnA gene encoding S-methyl-5-thioribose-1-phosphate isomerase is translated as MARLKTIEWIDNCARIVDQTALPSTLIYKDIKTIEEMYDAVKTLRVRGAPAIGVAAAFGLYLGIRGIPDSTSEKEFTAELKKKADYLVSSRPTAVNLAWAIKRMVETARSSGLSISSRKKALLDEALKILEEDRQMCLAIGKNGYDLIKTCKAVLTHCNAGGLATAEYGTALAPVYVAQEKGRLIHVYADETRPLLQGSRITAFELMAADIPVTVICDDMAATVMARGLVEAVLVGADRIAANGDTANKIGTYGVALLAKAHHIPFYVAAPSSTFDLSLADGNAIPIEERPAQEIISGFGKETAPRNAMVFNPAFDVTPNKLITAIVSDKGVMKPPFQKNIKKVLA
- a CDS encoding elongation factor G, coding for MKKYEANAIRNVCLLSHGGVGKTSLLEAACYTSKGTSKLNKVANGTSIFDTRADEKDRKMTISMKLGFCEWNNAKINFLDTPGFLDLQGDAKAALRVVESAVMLVSALDGVQVGTELMSRFVEEAKMPKLFFVNGMDKDNVDFEKTLANLKETYGTAVAPLAIPMGSGASFKGVVDLVNKEAFEYSREGSGVGKKIDIPKELADEVDTLRSALMESVAETDETLMNKYFEKGELSLDELKQGLAKGFLEGAVFPVLSGSATLNMGTDVLLTMIVNLCPSPLSRKEVEVVAGQEKKTIQVSEPQPMSAFVFKTISEEHIGDFNCIRVFSGKLTSGKDVQNLTRSSSERMSNIYFLRGHERVDTPEIGFGDIGALLKMKDTHTNDTLADKGVGYVFPSIKFSEPLVNVAISSKNKGDEDKIGLGFAKLREEDPTFIYKYHADIRQSVLSAMGDIHIDIILGALKNRYKVEVEKKQPKISYRETITKTVKYVEYTHKKQSGGAGQYAKVAIDLEPLPRGSGYEFVDKIVGGVIDQSFRPSVDKGVHAKLEEGILAGYPIVDARVYLVDGKTHPVDSKDIAFQIAGREVFKLAFEQAGPILLEPIADMRITVPDDYTGDVMGDLSSRRGKIGGMEPEGKFQTIVAKVPEAEVQNYSQALRALSQGRGYFSKSFSHYEPVPTEVARKIIEASKQTVQEVKE